Proteins encoded in a region of the Populus nigra chromosome 3, ddPopNigr1.1, whole genome shotgun sequence genome:
- the LOC133688485 gene encoding non-specific lipid transfer protein GPI-anchored 14 — protein MCSEVVHVMVSSIVVLMMFNFVFSDLAADKRECNEQLASLSACLPFVGGDTKVPTPTCCSGLRKEISKTEKCLCIIVKDRNEPDLGFKINATLALSLPSICHAPANVSACPEMLHLAPNSTDAQVFEDFAASNQSNAVVAGVQTSSSNTMKEKKWLEVSMVAVITSALTIAG, from the exons ATGTGTTCAGAGGTCGTTCATGTCATGGTCTCAAGCATTGTAGTCTTGATGATGTTTAATTTTGTCTTCTCAGATTTGGCTGCGGATAAACGAGAGTGTAATGAGCAGTTGGCTAGCCTCTCAGCATGCCTACCTTTTGTCGGCGGCGACACAAAAGTTCCTACTCCAACATGTTGCAGCGGATTACGAAAAGAAATTAGCAAGACAGAGAAGTGTCTATGCATCATAGTTAAGGATCGCAATGAACCCGACCTTGGCTTCAAGATCAATGCTACCCTTGCATTGAGCCTCCCTTCAATTTGTCACGCTCCTGCTAATGTTTCTGCATGCCCTG AAATGCTACATCTGGCTCCCAATTCAACAGATGCTCAAGTTTTCGAGGATTTTGCAGCAAGCAATCAGAGTAACGCAGTTGTTGCCG GCGTTCAAACCAGTTCAAGCAATACaatgaaggaaaagaaatggcTTGAAGTGAGCATGGTTGCTGTTATCACATCAGCTCTCACCATCGCGGGTTAA
- the LOC133688146 gene encoding F-box protein At3g58530: MDAKEIEPKQTTTATWNRETIPKVMKIVSTKLPQRDLVSLLLVSPWLYRTLTCFPPLWMALDFREMNKAGDRLIAATSLPRYQHVKEINLEFAQDIEDEHLEVLQSKCFVSLQKLESLNLNGCQKISDKGIEAITSTCSKLKVFSIYWNVRVTDIGIKHVVENCKQIVDLNLSGCKNISDKALQLIAENYQELESLNLTRCIKLTDGGLQQILSKCSSLQSLNLYALSSFTDKAYKKISSLPLLKFLDLCGAQNLSDEGLSCIAKCKNIVSLNLTWCVRVTDVGVVAIAEGCTSLEFLSLFGIVGVTDKCLEVLSRFCSNTVTTLDVNGCIGIKRRSRDELLQLFPLLRCFKVHS, from the exons ATGGATGCAAAAGAAATCGAACCAAAGCAAACAACGACAGCAACATGGAACAGAGAAACAATCCCAAAAGTAATGAAAATTGTCAGCACAAAACTCCCTCAAAGAGACCTCGTTTCTCTTTTACTTGTCAGCCCCTGGCTTTACAGGACACTCACTTGCTTCCCACCTCTCTGGATg GCTCTTGATTTTCGTGAGATGAATAAAGCTGGAGATAGACTCATTGCTGCTACTTCACTG CCAAGATATCAGCACGTGAAGGAGATAAACCTTGAATTTGCACAAGATATCGAAGACGAACATCTAGAAGTCCTGCAAAGCAAG tgttttgtttctcttcaaAAACTGGAGTCTTTAAACCTGAATGGCTGCCAGAAGATATCTGACAAAGGAATAGAAGCAATAACCAGTACTTGTTCTAAACTAAAGGTCTTCTCTATTTATTGGAATGTCAG GGTAACAGACATTGGTATAAAGCACGTGGTGGAAAATTGCAAGCAAATTGTTGATTTGAACTTGAGTGGGTGTAAG AATATATCTGACAAAGCCTTGCAATTAATTGctgaaaattatcaagaattgGAGTCATTGAACCTGACTAG GTGCATCAAGCTAACAGATGGTGGCTTGCAACAAATATTATCCAAGTGCTCCTCTCTACAGAGTTTAAATCTTTATGCTCTTTCCAG TTTCACAGACAAAGCCTATAAGAAGATATCAAGTCTACCCCTTCTAAAATTTTTAGATCTATGTGGTGCGCAG AATCTATCTGATGAAGGACTCTCTTGTATAGCTAAATGCAAGAATATTGTCTCTCTCAATTTGACATG GTGTGTTCGTGTCACTGATGTGGGGGTTGTAGCTATTGCTGAAGGTTGCACCTCTCTTGAATTTCTCAG CTTGTTTGGAATAGTTGGTGTGACAGATAAGTGCCTGGAGGTCCTTTCAAGGTTCTGCTCAAACACAGTTACAACCCTTGATGTAAATGGATGCATTGGCATTAAG AGACGAAGCCGTGATGAATTGCTTCAATTGTTTCCTCTTTTGAGGTGTTTTAAAGTGCACAGCTGA